In Turicibacter sanguinis, a genomic segment contains:
- a CDS encoding ABC transporter ATP-binding protein, with product MDAIEVKDLDVAYEQKYIIKNMNLEIPKGKITMIIGSNGCGKSTLLKTIARIITPKKGEIKLDGVSLKAQAPKEIAKKMAVLPQSPIVPSGLLVKELVSYGRFPYQSAMGGLKEKDIEMVNWAMKVTGIAEFSERSVDSLSGGQRQRAWIAMALAQETEILVLDEPTTYLDMAHQLEILMLLQKLNKEENRTIVMVLHELNNATKFADYLIGVKEGEVVFRGKPLDVITNENLYTLYGIDAKLQLDETGQYPICVDFSIK from the coding sequence ATGGACGCGATTGAAGTTAAAGACTTAGATGTAGCATACGAACAAAAATATATTATTAAAAATATGAATCTCGAAATTCCTAAGGGAAAAATTACGATGATTATTGGCTCAAATGGATGTGGAAAATCGACGTTATTAAAAACAATTGCTCGTATTATCACACCTAAAAAGGGAGAAATCAAATTAGATGGTGTGAGTCTTAAGGCGCAAGCACCAAAAGAAATCGCAAAAAAAATGGCTGTCCTGCCACAAAGTCCGATTGTTCCTTCAGGCCTTTTAGTCAAAGAATTAGTCTCTTATGGACGTTTCCCTTATCAAAGTGCGATGGGGGGATTAAAAGAAAAAGATATTGAAATGGTAAACTGGGCAATGAAAGTAACAGGAATTGCTGAGTTTTCAGAGCGTTCAGTTGATAGCTTATCAGGCGGGCAACGTCAACGAGCATGGATTGCCATGGCTCTAGCTCAAGAAACCGAGATTCTCGTTTTAGATGAACCAACGACGTATCTTGATATGGCGCATCAACTAGAAATTTTAATGCTACTTCAAAAACTAAACAAAGAGGAAAATCGCACGATTGTGATGGTTTTACATGAGTTAAATAATGCGACGAAGTTCGCAGATTATTTAATTGGGGTGAAGGAAGGCGAGGTTGTTTTCCGTGGGAAACCACTCGACGTGATTACTAATGAGAATTTATATACCTTATACGGGATTGATGCAAAGTTACAATTAGATGAAACGGGGCAGTATCCAATCTGCGTCGACTTTAGTATCAAATAA
- a CDS encoding FecCD family ABC transporter permease — MKKRLIIVSIMITLLLIGIFLLAISWGSYNIPLQDVVATLFGNGTRLQNATIFDIRLPRIVVAMVVAVCLSTAGCILQSVTRNELAEPGMIGINAGAALGVVLLISSGRTNYYDAIGDAALFVMPVVAIIGSVISGALIYRLSYKKGVSPTRLILTGIGVNVGINAFISLYQLNMAQGDYNQVLTWTSGSLWGSSWKFFYLVTPLAILFLALTIWKVKVLDVLNLGDEIATGLGVKVEKERKILFFYAIALAGLATSVAGNIAFLGLLGPHIAKRLVGPVHRRQIPVSALISCIIILFADSISRNVFSPIEIPVGITISIVGVPYFIYLMMKE; from the coding sequence TTGAAAAAACGTTTAATAATTGTCAGTATCATGATTACTCTTCTTCTAATCGGAATCTTTTTGCTCGCCATTAGTTGGGGAAGTTATAATATTCCACTTCAAGATGTTGTAGCGACCTTATTCGGAAACGGAACTAGACTTCAAAATGCAACGATTTTTGATATTCGTCTACCACGAATTGTTGTAGCGATGGTGGTCGCTGTTTGTTTATCAACAGCAGGATGTATTTTACAAAGTGTCACACGAAATGAACTTGCTGAGCCCGGAATGATTGGAATTAATGCCGGAGCAGCACTTGGAGTGGTGTTGTTAATTTCGTCAGGACGTACGAATTATTATGATGCGATTGGAGACGCGGCATTATTTGTCATGCCAGTTGTAGCCATTATCGGAAGTGTGATTAGTGGAGCCTTAATTTATAGGTTAAGTTATAAAAAAGGCGTCTCACCAACTCGCTTAATTTTAACTGGAATTGGTGTGAACGTTGGAATTAATGCCTTTATCTCATTGTACCAATTAAACATGGCGCAAGGAGATTATAATCAAGTCTTAACATGGACGAGTGGAAGCTTATGGGGAAGCAGTTGGAAATTTTTCTATTTGGTGACTCCATTAGCGATTCTATTTTTAGCTTTAACGATTTGGAAAGTTAAAGTGTTAGACGTTTTAAATTTAGGAGATGAAATTGCAACAGGTCTTGGTGTTAAAGTAGAAAAAGAACGTAAAATTTTATTTTTCTATGCCATTGCCTTAGCAGGACTAGCAACCTCTGTTGCTGGAAATATTGCCTTTTTAGGATTACTCGGACCTCATATTGCTAAACGCTTAGTAGGTCCAGTACACAGAAGACAAATTCCTGTTTCAGCTTTGATTAGTTGTATCATTATTTTATTTGCAGATTCTATTTCACGAAATGTATTCTCCCCAATTGAAATTCCAGTAGGGATTACCATCTCAATTGTAGGAGTTCCTTATTTCATTTACTTAATGATGAAAGAATAA
- a CDS encoding FecCD family ABC transporter permease produces MNKKTFILVLGCSIVAIIGLIVAICAGAKSIPLQTVWDSIFHYEDVLDMQLVRDVRIPRAISTAFVGGLLGITGAMMQGVTRNPVAEPSLMGITQGATFAIALLGMSSSLYGLLGNTLAAFVGAIISGLLVLAFSMKSARNMNMSRLLLAGTALSTFFISMATVIALLTNKSQSLAFWITGGFRAVTWNSVMLLLIVGGMTTIIALFLAPKINIVNLGEDVCIGLGENPVKIRMITLLLIIPMCAVCVAVAGNIAFVGLIVPHIIRKLLGTDYRVIMPVSFLGGAMLVIWADVLARLVNQPYETPIGLFTSLVGVPLFIWMVRKES; encoded by the coding sequence ATGAATAAAAAAACATTTATTCTCGTTTTAGGATGTAGCATAGTTGCAATAATCGGGCTAATTGTTGCAATCTGTGCAGGAGCAAAGAGTATTCCTTTGCAAACTGTATGGGATAGTATCTTCCACTATGAAGACGTGTTAGATATGCAATTAGTTAGAGATGTTCGAATACCGAGAGCCATTAGTACCGCCTTTGTAGGCGGTCTTCTTGGTATTACGGGTGCTATGATGCAAGGGGTCACAAGAAATCCTGTTGCCGAACCATCTCTAATGGGAATTACTCAAGGCGCGACATTTGCAATCGCGCTTCTTGGCATGAGTTCCTCTTTATACGGATTACTTGGAAACACACTGGCTGCTTTTGTTGGAGCGATTATCAGTGGATTACTCGTCTTAGCTTTTAGTATGAAAAGTGCTCGAAACATGAATATGTCACGCTTGTTATTAGCGGGAACTGCTCTTAGTACTTTTTTCATTTCAATGGCAACTGTTATTGCTCTGCTTACAAATAAATCACAAAGTTTAGCATTTTGGATAACTGGGGGCTTTCGAGCTGTGACATGGAACAGTGTCATGCTACTGCTTATTGTTGGAGGAATGACTACGATAATCGCCCTGTTTTTAGCACCGAAAATTAACATCGTTAATTTAGGGGAAGATGTCTGTATTGGACTAGGTGAAAATCCTGTTAAAATTCGTATGATCACATTACTTTTAATTATTCCGATGTGTGCAGTATGTGTGGCAGTAGCGGGAAACATCGCATTCGTTGGGTTAATTGTGCCACATATTATTAGAAAACTTTTAGGAACTGATTATCGAGTGATTATGCCGGTTTCTTTTTTAGGTGGGGCAATGCTCGTCATTTGGGCAGATGTTTTAGCGCGACTTGTTAATCAACCGTACGAGACGCCAATTGGATTATTTACGTCTTTAGTAGGAGTTCCATTATTTATTTGGATGGTTAGAAAGGAGAGCTAA
- a CDS encoding helix-turn-helix transcriptional regulator codes for MTIVHSSEEFREAVLYELNFKAFQEKYCKIFKDIEHPENGYFLLYERPGYYEFGIADYTIPHHFTLNFDNPQRLVRFGTVHKGTTEFQIDNQPISSFKPSSFFVVEKDLKGKQNWTKGQHFHGAEITIYENYFNDVIRPLLKNDFDFERFATNYTYNYLPLEVMSILQTMQTLSNKNMLDSLMLESCILQCISLIIQTVEESDDNTFTKQLHHGKVQIGKDRYLNLSARDIKSIQKAHDILTQNISNPPTIETLSEIVLLNPQKLKAGFSHQYHMSIGEFTTSLRMTLAANLLCTTDKSIADIATETGYLYSSNFIKMFKQTYECTPLQYRNNSRN; via the coding sequence TTGTAAAATTTTCAAAGATATTGAACATCCTGAAAATGGCTATTTCTTATTATACGAACGCCCTGGTTATTATGAGTTCGGGATTGCTGATTATACGATTCCCCATCATTTTACATTAAATTTTGATAACCCACAGCGACTTGTTCGATTTGGAACGGTTCACAAAGGGACAACAGAATTTCAAATTGATAATCAACCCATTTCTTCTTTTAAACCTTCTTCTTTTTTCGTTGTAGAAAAAGATTTAAAAGGGAAGCAGAATTGGACAAAAGGACAACATTTTCATGGTGCAGAAATCACGATTTATGAAAATTATTTCAATGATGTGATTCGCCCTTTATTAAAAAATGATTTTGATTTTGAGCGATTTGCAACAAACTATACGTATAATTATCTTCCACTTGAAGTCATGTCTATTTTACAAACAATGCAAACTTTATCCAACAAAAATATGCTCGATTCCTTAATGCTTGAAAGTTGTATTTTACAATGTATTTCGTTGATTATTCAGACAGTCGAGGAATCTGATGATAATACGTTTACGAAGCAACTTCATCATGGAAAGGTTCAAATTGGGAAAGATCGTTATCTTAATTTAAGTGCTAGGGATATTAAAAGTATTCAAAAGGCTCATGATATTTTAACTCAAAATATTTCTAACCCTCCAACGATTGAAACACTGAGTGAAATAGTTTTATTAAATCCACAAAAGTTAAAAGCCGGATTTTCTCATCAATATCATATGTCGATTGGAGAATTCACAACCTCTCTACGCATGACATTAGCGGCTAATCTGTTGTGTACAACGGATAAAAGTATTGCTGATATTGCAACTGAAACAGGATATCTTTATAGTAGTAATTTTATTAAAATGTTTAAACAAACGTATGAATGCACCCCACTTCAATATCGAAATAATAGTAGAAATTAA
- a CDS encoding glycoside hydrolase family 43 protein, producing MQAYLFVHFREKSTPDGEQVHFGLSKDGFHWEAVNQGRPIAWAYYGDKGVRDFTIVRCHDRQKFYIFATDLSLAYGMRNQYHNSWYEISVNGSKYFSVWESDDLVNWSEQRLVKIGDDKFGCMWAPDLIFDKENEDYVLHWSSPHHDYPNGEKGIYYSRTKDFEHFTKPEVLYRKSDSGVIDSAIYEENGIYYMFVKSEENPAKNMLLKANQVTGPYTRIEKFDECMADLATHVYEAPTAVCLEDGKWCLFLDYYGVRGAGQGYVPFVSDDISEGKFERSDASFSFPYGFKHGTILPITLEEYERIKNHKWEA from the coding sequence ATGCAGGCTTATTTATTTGTTCATTTTAGAGAAAAATCGACACCAGATGGTGAACAAGTCCATTTTGGTTTAAGTAAAGACGGATTTCACTGGGAAGCAGTCAATCAAGGGCGTCCAATTGCATGGGCCTATTATGGAGATAAAGGAGTTCGTGATTTCACGATTGTTCGTTGTCACGATCGCCAAAAATTTTATATTTTTGCTACTGACTTAAGTCTAGCTTATGGAATGCGTAATCAATATCATAACTCATGGTATGAAATTTCGGTTAATGGAAGCAAATATTTCTCAGTTTGGGAATCAGATGATTTAGTAAACTGGTCAGAACAACGCCTTGTTAAAATCGGGGATGATAAGTTTGGATGTATGTGGGCACCAGATCTTATTTTTGATAAAGAAAATGAAGACTACGTTCTTCATTGGTCATCACCTCACCATGATTATCCAAATGGAGAAAAAGGTATTTACTACAGTCGTACAAAAGATTTTGAACACTTTACCAAACCAGAAGTTCTTTATCGTAAATCGGATAGTGGTGTCATTGATTCAGCGATTTACGAAGAAAATGGGATATACTACATGTTCGTTAAAAGTGAAGAGAATCCTGCTAAAAATATGCTGCTCAAAGCCAATCAAGTGACAGGACCTTACACACGCATTGAAAAGTTTGATGAATGTATGGCAGATCTCGCAACACATGTCTATGAAGCGCCAACAGCAGTTTGTTTAGAGGATGGAAAATGGTGCTTGTTCTTAGATTATTATGGTGTCCGTGGGGCAGGCCAAGGATATGTGCCATTTGTTTCTGATGATATTTCAGAAGGGAAGTTTGAACGTTCAGATGCAAGTTTTAGCTTCCCTTACGGATTCAAACATGGAACCATTTTACCCATTACGCTTGAAGAATACGAACGGATAAAAAATCATAAATGGGAAGCATAG
- a CDS encoding MFS transporter, with translation MSNKLYHKNFNILVLGQIISLFGSSIQRFALSLYLLDLTGSASIFATILAISMIPVVLMSPIAGILADRGDKKKLMVSLDILSAILLIFYSVIVLNGQDSAWMIAMVMVILSAISTIYQPVVNTCIPIVVKDDQLVRANAIIQQVSSLSNFLGPILAGMLYGFFGITGVITLNMVSFLFSAILELFLDIPHQKSEEKQSFKTVFVTDMKESYRYLRYKNPIVFRMLLFSGFYNLFLVPVFSVAAPYLIKVTFGLSSQVYGIAEGIIALGMIIGGLIITAKPTKFHIKRVHHLLYFTSISMVMMGISVYLFQNGLSTALISVILFTVFGMIIMGILGVANVLSAAYLYQATDGAMLGKILAFGSAFAILCIPLGQILFGGMIEMLTQNIYWLIYVAAIFVFGVTMLVRSNVLQIKGEIKNS, from the coding sequence ATGTCAAATAAACTATACCACAAGAATTTTAACATCTTAGTTTTAGGGCAAATCATTTCGTTATTTGGAAGTTCGATTCAACGATTTGCTTTGTCATTATATTTATTAGATTTAACAGGATCGGCGAGTATCTTTGCAACCATTCTTGCGATTTCAATGATTCCAGTCGTTTTAATGTCACCAATTGCGGGAATTTTAGCCGACCGTGGAGATAAGAAAAAGTTAATGGTTAGCCTTGATATATTAAGTGCTATTTTATTAATTTTCTATTCAGTTATTGTCTTAAATGGGCAAGACAGTGCTTGGATGATTGCTATGGTAATGGTAATATTATCAGCTATTTCAACCATTTATCAACCTGTTGTGAATACGTGTATTCCAATTGTTGTAAAAGATGATCAATTAGTTCGCGCCAATGCGATTATTCAACAAGTCTCTTCACTAAGTAACTTCCTTGGCCCAATTTTAGCCGGAATGTTATATGGATTTTTCGGAATTACAGGTGTGATTACGCTAAATATGGTGAGCTTTTTATTCTCAGCTATCCTTGAGTTATTTTTAGATATTCCACATCAAAAATCTGAGGAAAAACAATCGTTTAAAACTGTGTTTGTGACGGATATGAAGGAAAGCTATCGTTATTTAAGATATAAAAATCCAATCGTTTTTCGCATGCTTTTATTCTCGGGATTTTATAATCTCTTTTTAGTACCAGTCTTTAGTGTTGCGGCACCTTACTTAATTAAAGTCACATTCGGATTATCGTCACAAGTTTATGGAATTGCAGAAGGAATCATTGCTCTTGGGATGATTATTGGAGGATTGATTATTACCGCGAAACCAACAAAATTCCACATCAAACGTGTACACCATTTACTGTACTTTACCTCAATATCAATGGTGATGATGGGAATCTCAGTTTACTTATTTCAAAACGGACTAAGCACAGCTCTTATCAGTGTTATCTTATTTACCGTATTTGGGATGATCATCATGGGAATTCTAGGTGTAGCCAATGTATTAAGTGCTGCATACTTATATCAAGCAACTGATGGGGCTATGCTTGGAAAAATTTTAGCCTTTGGATCAGCTTTTGCAATATTATGCATTCCACTAGGACAGATTCTATTTGGAGGCATGATTGAGATGTTGACACAGAACATTTACTGGTTGATTTACGTGGCAGCCATCTTTGTATTTGGAGTCACAATGCTCGTACGCTCAAATGTTTTACAAATTAAAGGAGAAATAAAAAACAGTTAG
- a CDS encoding ABC transporter substrate-binding protein, with protein MKKSLLLIMSTFALMFGLVGCSSSDKTVEENTNQTVETTVVTDVKGEVEIPANPQRIVDLSGASDILALIGYDVIGTANSDGYDYTKFPTYLEDVLGNAQILGYSMLAEMDVEAIIALNPDLIVISTVQEKMYDQLSKIAPVVMVEMKQVDWKEDFMHVAKVFGKEEVATEWINDYLAKAAEVGAQIKATYGEDSSYLSFLASGGSLFIFDQAGLGSILYNDMGLAKPEGMPKQENISLPVVTLEGLAEINSDYIFAVGTDEDLATLTASSIWNNTEAVKNGNVVTLPASPYFNQGYSPIGRLVFVEEVQSLLASMHE; from the coding sequence ATGAAGAAAAGTCTTTTATTAATAATGAGTACATTCGCTTTAATGTTTGGTTTAGTAGGATGTTCAAGTTCTGATAAAACAGTTGAAGAAAATACAAATCAAACAGTTGAAACAACAGTTGTAACAGATGTTAAAGGAGAAGTTGAAATTCCAGCAAATCCACAGCGTATCGTTGATTTAAGTGGTGCAAGTGATATCTTAGCTTTAATTGGATATGATGTAATCGGAACAGCAAATAGTGATGGATATGACTATACAAAATTCCCAACTTACTTAGAAGATGTATTAGGAAATGCACAGATTTTAGGTTATAGTATGTTAGCTGAAATGGATGTTGAGGCTATTATTGCTTTAAATCCAGATTTAATTGTCATTTCAACAGTACAAGAGAAAATGTATGATCAATTATCTAAAATTGCACCAGTTGTTATGGTTGAGATGAAACAAGTAGATTGGAAAGAAGATTTCATGCATGTTGCGAAAGTATTTGGAAAAGAAGAAGTTGCAACAGAATGGATTAATGACTATTTAGCAAAAGCAGCAGAAGTTGGAGCACAAATTAAAGCAACATATGGTGAAGATAGCTCATACTTATCATTCTTAGCAAGCGGTGGAAGCTTATTTATCTTTGATCAAGCTGGTTTAGGATCAATTTTATATAATGATATGGGATTAGCAAAACCTGAAGGAATGCCTAAACAAGAAAATATTAGCTTACCAGTTGTCACATTAGAAGGATTAGCAGAAATTAACTCAGATTATATCTTTGCTGTTGGAACAGATGAAGATTTAGCGACATTAACAGCAAGTAGCATCTGGAATAACACAGAAGCAGTGAAAAATGGAAATGTTGTAACATTACCAGCGAGTCCATACTTTAACCAAGGTTATAGCCCAATTGGACGCTTAGTATTTGTTGAAGAAGTACAATCTTTATTAGCGAGTATGCATGAATAA
- a CDS encoding redoxin domain-containing protein, producing MEVLGIIIVLIEGILSFFSPCIIPLLPIYLGILSTSDSEEKLFHKSGLFKNTIAFVLGISTTFILLGLSFQSLSSLLAKYQNTITLVGGIIIVIMGLFYMGVLKIPFLNQEKRMHIQTKRMNILSAYLLGFTFSFGWTPCIGPMLASVLMMSITQSFVLIVVYTMGFIIPFMIVALFYNRLLHFLTWIKCNMDKIKLVGGAVLIISGAVMIWGSMNVLNAESIENQTNISEETSAEEGIKAIDFELKDQFGKIHQLSDYKGKIVYLTFWTTWCKNCVAELPILNQLYEEYGFNEDDVAILTIASPNVGREGDEEYIKSFIEQNGYTLPVLMDDGGMIASYYGIQAIPTNFVIKPDGTVLGYIPGRVGEETIRKLIEEVKE from the coding sequence ATGGAAGTTTTGGGAATTATTATCGTCTTAATTGAGGGAATTTTATCATTCTTTTCACCTTGCATCATTCCTCTCTTACCGATTTACTTAGGAATATTATCAACAAGTGATAGTGAAGAAAAATTATTTCATAAAAGTGGATTGTTTAAAAATACAATCGCCTTTGTACTAGGCATTTCGACAACATTCATCTTACTAGGACTTTCTTTTCAATCGCTAAGTTCACTTTTAGCAAAATATCAAAACACGATAACTCTCGTGGGGGGAATTATCATCGTTATCATGGGACTCTTTTATATGGGAGTGCTAAAAATTCCATTTTTAAATCAAGAAAAAAGAATGCACATTCAAACAAAACGTATGAACATATTGAGCGCCTATCTGCTCGGATTTACGTTTAGTTTTGGCTGGACACCTTGCATCGGACCAATGCTTGCGTCGGTTTTAATGATGTCAATTACCCAAAGTTTCGTTCTCATTGTGGTTTATACAATGGGATTTATCATTCCGTTTATGATTGTCGCACTATTTTATAATCGATTGTTACATTTCTTAACTTGGATTAAATGTAACATGGACAAGATTAAGCTCGTAGGAGGAGCGGTGTTGATTATTTCAGGAGCAGTCATGATTTGGGGAAGCATGAATGTTTTAAACGCTGAATCGATTGAAAATCAAACCAACATTTCAGAAGAAACCTCAGCTGAAGAAGGAATCAAAGCCATTGATTTTGAGCTAAAAGATCAGTTTGGAAAAATACATCAGTTGAGTGATTACAAGGGAAAAATTGTGTATTTAACTTTCTGGACAACATGGTGTAAAAATTGTGTGGCAGAACTTCCGATTCTAAATCAATTATACGAAGAATATGGATTTAATGAAGATGACGTTGCTATTTTAACGATTGCCTCTCCTAATGTTGGACGAGAAGGTGATGAAGAATATATTAAATCATTTATTGAACAAAATGGATATACACTCCCAGTTTTAATGGACGATGGAGGAATGATTGCGTCATACTATGGAATTCAGGCTATTCCGACAAATTTTGTTATTAAACCTGATGGAACGGTCCTTGGTTATATTCCAGGGCGAGTTGGAGAAGAAACAATTCGTAAATTAATTGAAGAAGTAAAAGAGTAA